In a single window of the Ruminococcus albus 7 = DSM 20455 genome:
- a CDS encoding FMN-binding protein, producing MLFLIALTIAVLFSVLCAGALKKAPAAFYIGGTLISVLMIVLAQQPVENIIIRKYVIGLFSRGALAGALWMVVMGMRVLPDGSKAIKRLMPIRGELSIFSATVTLSHIVFFGISYIKQLTNPNFSKTADFLLTCVVCAALVLIMVPLTVISFKKIRKKMNAKKWKNIQRAAYVFYALIYLHIIILFIPKAKAGIEGYFFSCVVYTAVFGAYMILRIRKWYVKKKSPESKAWLNIASTACVVLLTGIIAFCSYGKPQNKVKTSRPASKTISIKKNTDTSPTDGEDRAALRLSADNDGTLSTAAGDSSSSDSKSSSDSSSSKKDSSSSGKKDSSSDNDDKDEEGHEEDQEQQDEHEDTEDHEDQSEHKEQREEHKDNRQEEKHEKQEEQRQEVKEPVQTQPPVTAPPEPEYIYNNGTYEDKAYGYDGDVHVTITIENDVITEISAYSDEEEPEYFDSAYEKIAGDILYYQSYEVDAVSGATYSSNAIMNAVKKCLEQARK from the coding sequence ATGTTATTTCTTATCGCTCTGACCATCGCGGTGCTGTTCTCAGTGCTGTGTGCGGGTGCTCTAAAAAAAGCTCCCGCAGCATTCTATATCGGCGGCACGCTGATATCGGTACTTATGATAGTACTGGCACAACAGCCCGTAGAAAATATCATTATACGCAAGTATGTCATAGGGCTTTTTTCAAGAGGTGCACTGGCGGGTGCACTGTGGATGGTCGTAATGGGTATGCGCGTACTCCCCGACGGAAGCAAGGCTATAAAGCGCCTGATGCCAATAAGAGGCGAGCTTTCCATCTTCTCGGCAACAGTAACGCTGTCCCATATAGTATTCTTCGGGATATCGTATATAAAACAGCTGACCAACCCGAATTTCAGCAAAACAGCAGACTTCCTGCTCACCTGTGTGGTATGTGCGGCACTGGTGCTGATAATGGTACCGCTTACAGTCATATCTTTCAAGAAGATACGCAAAAAGATGAACGCAAAAAAATGGAAGAATATACAACGTGCGGCATACGTTTTCTATGCGCTGATATATCTTCACATCATCATACTGTTTATACCCAAGGCTAAGGCAGGTATAGAAGGTTATTTCTTCAGCTGTGTTGTGTATACTGCAGTATTCGGAGCTTACATGATCCTCAGAATAAGAAAGTGGTACGTAAAGAAGAAGTCCCCGGAAAGCAAGGCATGGCTGAATATCGCAAGTACAGCTTGTGTAGTGCTGCTTACCGGTATCATCGCTTTTTGCAGTTACGGCAAACCTCAGAACAAGGTAAAAACGAGCAGACCCGCTTCAAAGACCATCAGTATAAAGAAGAATACCGACACTTCTCCGACAGACGGCGAAGACAGAGCGGCATTAAGGCTGAGTGCAGACAATGACGGCACTTTATCGACTGCCGCAGGCGACAGCAGTTCTTCCGACAGCAAAAGTTCATCAGACAGCAGTTCTTCAAAAAAGGACAGTTCAAGTTCCGGCAAGAAAGACAGTTCTTCGGATAATGATGATAAAGACGAAGAAGGGCACGAAGAAGATCAGGAACAGCAGGATGAGCATGAAGACACGGAAGATCATGAAGACCAATCAGAACACAAAGAACAGCGTGAAGAACACAAAGACAACAGACAGGAAGAAAAACATGAGAAGCAGGAAGAACAGCGTCAGGAAGTAAAAGAGCCTGTTCAGACTCAGCCGCCTGTCACTGCGCCTCCCGAGCCTGAGTACATCTACAACAACGGCACCTATGAGGATAAAGCTTACGGTTATGACGGAGATGTACACGTCACCATAACCATTGAGAATGATGTCATCACTGAAATATCAGCCTATTCCGATGAGGAAGAACCCGAGTATTTCGACTCAGCATATGAGAAGATCGCAGGTGATATCCTCTATTACCAGAGTTATGAAGTTGATGCAGTATCAGGCGCTACCTACAGTTCAAATGCCATAATGAATGCTGTTAAAAAATGCCTTGAACAGGCAAGAAAATAA
- a CDS encoding FAD:protein FMN transferase, translating to MKNKIVSAVITAVLFILTSCAADAPDDSIAGVTGEKKSSGSVFAMDTYMTITAYGKNGEKGIEAAQKEITRLEKLWSVTDENSEIYAIDHSGGTDVEISTETEEILSFATDMHRRTKGALDITLYPVLRAWGFTTGEYRVPDEDEISALLECKGVDMIKVDSGKVSVPENTEIDLGAIAKGCAGDAAAEALKDQGVTSALLDLGGNIQTVGDTKPDGTKWKVGIRDPFGEGSIGTLSVGECAVITSGGYERFFEQDGVIYKHILDPETGRPAESGLASVTIIGNEGRTCDALSTSLYVMGLDDACGYWRENGDFDMILVSDEGGIYVTEGISDSFAPSAGNVTVVKR from the coding sequence ATGAAGAATAAAATTGTGTCAGCTGTTATTACGGCAGTACTGTTCATACTTACCTCATGTGCTGCAGATGCTCCCGATGACAGCATCGCAGGTGTGACAGGTGAAAAGAAAAGCAGCGGCTCGGTATTCGCTATGGATACCTATATGACGATCACTGCCTATGGTAAAAACGGCGAAAAAGGGATCGAAGCTGCGCAGAAGGAAATAACAAGGCTTGAAAAACTCTGGTCTGTAACTGACGAAAACAGTGAGATATACGCTATCGACCACAGCGGCGGAACTGATGTGGAAATAAGTACCGAGACCGAAGAGATACTCAGTTTTGCAACAGATATGCACAGACGTACAAAAGGAGCACTTGATATCACCCTTTATCCTGTACTGAGGGCGTGGGGCTTTACCACGGGTGAATACCGTGTTCCCGATGAAGATGAGATATCTGCGCTCCTGGAATGTAAGGGCGTTGATATGATAAAGGTGGACAGCGGAAAAGTGTCTGTTCCTGAAAACACCGAGATTGATCTTGGTGCAATAGCGAAGGGCTGTGCGGGAGATGCTGCGGCAGAGGCTTTGAAAGATCAGGGAGTGACTTCGGCACTGCTTGACCTTGGCGGTAATATACAGACCGTAGGAGATACAAAGCCTGATGGCACAAAATGGAAGGTAGGCATACGCGATCCCTTCGGGGAGGGAAGTATAGGCACACTATCTGTTGGAGAATGTGCAGTCATAACATCGGGCGGATACGAAAGATTCTTTGAACAGGACGGAGTGATATACAAGCATATCCTAGACCCTGAAACAGGCAGACCTGCCGAAAGCGGTCTGGCTAGTGTCACGATAATCGGAAATGAGGGCAGGACGTGCGATGCGCTTTCGACATCGCTGTATGTTATGGGTCTTGATGATGCCTGCGGATACTGGCGGGAAAATGGTGATTTCGATATGATACTGGTATCGGATGAAGGCGGTATATATGTGACCGAAGGCATATCCGATAGTTTTGCTCCTTCAGCGGGAAATGTAACAGTGGTAAAAAGATGA
- a CDS encoding NusG domain II-containing protein — MRTRTICIIITLLILSTAAVWCAHIMKPKNGKTAVISQDGKVLYRIDLSSEKDRTIEVTYNGRKNIIEIKDGRIRMKDADCPDHICVDTGWLEDGKPIVCLPNRLVIEYEESDIDGTAR, encoded by the coding sequence ATGAGAACAAGAACTATCTGTATCATCATTACATTGTTGATACTTTCGACAGCTGCGGTATGGTGCGCACACATCATGAAACCGAAAAACGGCAAAACAGCAGTTATATCACAGGACGGCAAAGTGCTTTACCGCATAGACCTTTCATCTGAAAAGGACAGGACTATAGAAGTAACATACAATGGCAGAAAAAATATCATTGAGATAAAAGACGGCAGGATACGTATGAAGGATGCTGATTGTCCCGACCATATATGTGTGGATACAGGATGGCTGGAGGACGGTAAGCCCATAGTATGTCTGCCGAACAGACTTGTGATAGAGTATGAGGAAAGCGATATCGACGGTACAGCGAGGTGA
- a CDS encoding Gx transporter family protein — MDTKKLTRLGLLTCLALIIFIVELRIPDIVPIPGVKLGLANIVTVYCIYNYRPGETAMMLYSRILLGALFSGNLMALWYSIAGGTLCFVGMVFLKKIIHEDNMWFLSIAGAVLHNIGQIAVAILVLKSTSVIAYLPFLMLSGCIAGAFTGLCAQMVCRRLKRSGKVS, encoded by the coding sequence ATGGATACAAAAAAACTTACGCGCCTTGGTCTGCTGACCTGCCTTGCGCTTATAATATTCATTGTTGAATTGCGTATACCCGATATCGTTCCCATTCCCGGGGTAAAACTTGGTCTTGCAAACATTGTGACCGTGTATTGCATTTACAACTACCGCCCTGGAGAAACTGCCATGATGCTGTACAGCAGGATACTTCTGGGGGCACTGTTCAGCGGCAATCTTATGGCGCTGTGGTACAGTATAGCAGGCGGCACCCTCTGCTTTGTCGGTATGGTTTTTCTGAAAAAGATCATACATGAGGACAATATGTGGTTTTTGAGCATAGCAGGTGCTGTGCTGCATAATATCGGTCAGATAGCCGTTGCTATACTTGTGCTGAAAAGTACGTCGGTCATAGCATATCTGCCATTCCTGATGTTATCGGGGTGTATCGCTGGAGCTTTCACGGGTCTGTGCGCACAGATGGTCTGCAGAAGACTTAAAAGATCCGGCAAGGTTAGCTAA
- a CDS encoding dockerin type I domain-containing protein — translation MRKTKRIFSLSICAAMAAASIPMNVFADEVKAEEYVYGTMKIPYAKFYEAEAENLSNADGLDAVTSATVNKTRMNGEGQLFEGTYNNAGEEGSDELGKIYGVVYPVAIKQADLEALGENNYGFTAVSEKPEAYKTVTVAEGDASFSAVNDENPDNVTGSMTLNTNTPWGDYAGNVTGKPENGTVIYGIIIKTKNGEAYALRHEQNIWRNAEFSWSSGVKTTESHGIALDYQGFESLMGNTITEMEYITATGYVKVDVGEVYVPVKFVGGIAVENTAVSAGKADIVLTDVPEDFDISYSIEGLEAVFKDNGFTFANANPGSYTLSAKDSKGKYADISTSFMLTTADLPAAFDGEENKLTAAEGFTAEQLEAYIKNISSVTVNEKEYSAKGKRAKVIIKGDGTLDTESDVFAEGENFEITVKATGYDNDLAFTYTKKAGVEPVEYNSGDVNGDNAVNITDISMISAHVKGKKQLDEKGFKAADVNGDGKVNVSDIVAIAAHVKGIKLIK, via the coding sequence ATGAGAAAAACAAAAAGAATTTTCAGCTTGTCGATATGTGCTGCAATGGCAGCAGCTTCGATACCTATGAATGTTTTTGCCGATGAGGTAAAGGCAGAGGAATACGTATACGGCACTATGAAGATACCCTATGCAAAGTTTTATGAGGCTGAGGCTGAGAACCTGAGCAATGCTGATGGCCTTGATGCTGTAACTTCTGCAACTGTCAACAAGACGAGGATGAACGGTGAGGGTCAGCTTTTTGAAGGTACATACAACAATGCGGGCGAGGAAGGTTCTGATGAACTGGGTAAGATCTACGGCGTTGTATACCCCGTTGCAATAAAGCAGGCAGACCTTGAGGCTCTGGGCGAGAACAACTACGGTTTTACTGCAGTTTCCGAAAAGCCCGAAGCTTACAAGACCGTTACCGTTGCTGAAGGTGATGCAAGCTTCTCGGCTGTAAACGATGAGAACCCCGATAATGTAACAGGTTCCATGACACTGAACACCAATACCCCCTGGGGCGATTATGCAGGAAATGTTACAGGCAAGCCCGAGAACGGTACTGTCATCTATGGTATAATCATAAAGACCAAGAACGGTGAAGCTTACGCACTCCGTCACGAGCAGAACATCTGGAGAAATGCGGAGTTCTCATGGTCATCAGGTGTAAAGACCACCGAGTCTCACGGCATCGCACTTGATTACCAGGGCTTTGAGAGCCTGATGGGAAATACCATTACCGAGATGGAATACATCACTGCGACAGGCTATGTTAAGGTAGATGTAGGTGAGGTTTATGTTCCTGTTAAGTTTGTTGGCGGAATCGCTGTTGAAAACACTGCTGTAAGTGCAGGCAAGGCAGATATAGTACTGACAGATGTTCCCGAGGATTTTGATATCTCATACAGCATCGAGGGTCTTGAAGCTGTATTCAAGGATAACGGATTTACTTTTGCAAATGCAAATCCGGGCAGCTATACCCTTTCTGCTAAGGACAGCAAGGGCAAGTATGCAGATATCTCTACAAGTTTTATGCTGACAACAGCTGATCTTCCTGCTGCATTTGACGGTGAGGAGAATAAGCTGACTGCAGCTGAGGGCTTTACAGCTGAACAGCTCGAAGCATATATCAAGAATATTTCTTCCGTTACTGTAAATGAAAAGGAGTATTCCGCAAAGGGCAAAAGAGCTAAGGTGATCATCAAGGGCGACGGCACACTTGATACCGAGAGCGATGTATTTGCTGAGGGCGAGAATTTTGAGATAACTGTAAAGGCAACAGGCTATGATAATGATCTGGCATTCACATACACCAAAAAGGCTGGTGTGGAGCCTGTTGAATATAATAGCGGTGATGTAAACGGAGATAATGCCGTAAACATTACTGATATATCCATGATATCAGCTCATGTCAAAGGCAAAAAGCAGCTTGACGAAAAGGGATTCAAGGCAGCTGATGTAAACGGTGACGGTAAGGTAAATGTTAGCGATATCGTTGCTATAGCTGCTCATGTCAAGGGCATCAAGCTTATAAAGTAA